A genomic window from Pseudomonas argentinensis includes:
- a CDS encoding glycosyltransferase family 4 protein encodes MSTPPLFIALVSETYSPEINGVANTLGHLVNGLRARGHRLQLIRPRQHHDARAANDDDLLLTRGWPLPGYRGLQWGQSARHKLLRLWRRQRPDVLYIATEGPLGLSALRAARRLRIPVISGFHTNFQQYTGHYGITLVTRLLTNYLRWFHNASRMTLVPSLSQRCELQRRGFERLELLARGVDAGLFNPARRSDELRRSWGLAEQDIAVLHVGRLAAEKNLDLLVSTFQALQRQYAGLNLRLVVVGDGPLREHLHKQLPDALFCGIQRGEILAQHYASGDIFLFPSLSETFGNVLLEAMASGLGVVAFDQAAAAQHVEDGHNGMLASADDQRTFIEAAGWLMENSENLRRVRLNARQHAARQSWSSIVEQFEQHLHAARLDGPVPSSGRKPALVIETKRAN; translated from the coding sequence GTTGATCCGCCCCCGGCAGCACCACGACGCCCGCGCCGCCAATGACGACGACCTGCTGCTTACCCGTGGCTGGCCACTACCCGGCTACCGCGGCCTGCAGTGGGGCCAGTCGGCTCGTCACAAGCTGCTGCGCCTGTGGCGGCGTCAGCGCCCGGATGTGCTGTATATCGCCACCGAAGGCCCACTGGGCCTGTCCGCCCTGCGTGCCGCGCGGCGTCTGCGGATACCGGTGATCAGCGGCTTTCACACCAACTTCCAGCAGTACACCGGGCATTACGGCATCACCCTGGTGACCCGCCTGCTGACCAACTACCTGCGCTGGTTCCACAACGCCTCGCGCATGACCCTGGTGCCCAGCCTCAGCCAGCGCTGCGAACTGCAGCGCCGCGGTTTCGAACGCCTGGAACTGCTCGCCCGCGGTGTGGATGCCGGGCTGTTCAACCCGGCCCGGCGTAGCGATGAACTACGCCGCAGCTGGGGCCTGGCCGAGCAGGACATCGCCGTGCTGCATGTGGGGCGGCTGGCTGCGGAAAAGAACCTGGACCTCCTGGTCAGCACCTTCCAGGCGCTGCAGCGACAATACGCAGGGCTGAACCTGAGGCTGGTGGTGGTCGGTGATGGCCCGTTGCGCGAGCACCTCCACAAGCAACTGCCGGATGCCCTGTTCTGCGGTATCCAGCGCGGTGAAATCCTGGCGCAGCATTACGCCAGTGGCGATATCTTCCTGTTTCCGAGTCTTTCGGAAACCTTCGGCAACGTGCTGCTCGAGGCCATGGCCTCGGGGCTCGGCGTGGTCGCCTTCGATCAGGCCGCCGCCGCCCAGCATGTGGAGGATGGCCACAATGGCATGCTGGCCAGCGCCGACGATCAGCGCACCTTCATCGAGGCCGCGGGCTGGCTGATGGAGAACAGCGAGAACCTGCGCCGGGTTCGTCTCAATGCCCGTCAGCATGCGGCCAGGCAGAGCTGGTCGAGCATCGTCGAGCAGTTCGAGCAGCACCTGCATGCCGCGCGGCTGGACGGCCCGGTGCCGAGCAGCGGACGCAAGCCAGCCCTGGTGATCGAGACCAAGCGCGCGAATTGA